A single window of Paenibacillus sp. FSL H8-0537 DNA harbors:
- a CDS encoding endo-1,4-beta-xylanase: MIKKIRRKTLAVSIAGALLLSVMTPVPFSTPIQAAPTVAAPAQVTADWYKTYQTMDGVGAAYAYTDSIHMMQLATAGHQDTVRHLLDLTFSEQEGTGHDIVRVIIGDNGGLATTGATAASPGFNPLTGLLADVSNPGFDVEGNAIPMRGSAGQYGYKIEAENRYADGNTDSIWPVEPEHAPGTLVPVQDFVWDYPSWNQPIGNDDGGPTNLLSAPGENPVVIKNSPRTRKELFDFDQVWTMRQAMQYGVKQFYACTWTVPYWMSQSSTNSPSKIVRGDTATINGKPVKIYYQAYADYLVQYIRGMWEQWGIPITHINPFNEVDLAGGTASYVTELINGYIGPTLKKSMQPGGALYDIQNPDGKLIDFIPQLAAVDGTNLSASLSRGGEVFSQTDPDNALDKNPYLDLFTTHLYGTVGIGTDENKLYHTGDFSQSPLDYSKDGSKYPEYLTKYKLWQAEFMNQDTADGSAGAYTQRYGNQNINDAVRWSNLMTNMFSSNPGFNGFVWWSMWDSNGADGSDLIRFVTTNSQQEPGRISTLTGEYRIFKRFYGYGHFSRFMNPGDVRFDVTRVPAADMNVIGFKNQNTNDYSITVSNAKNDDSIQPLEFSLKDFPTGTTSVTVFRTSGSENQKKLGTIPVTNGKFVIDIPSASIVTIVPSQGTFATYKGLDGERDIFSTLEAEGNDNGIPGDSAGNAGRAGEAVSLGAGEYLAYKNLNFADGSANGGVVRRHLLYLTAQTKSAQGGRLTAYVIPVGTAVSSSADVQSNGTRVAEISVPANETYGKFQSMVNTGDLSAYGHKDLYMIAEPNGSNGAIIVDRFLFGANDSDWSLAANNSVASIPGNLLQNGDFDTATSSNTNNWTTGRYNNGSFEMVVNGPALTADTIQSYSGLSRYLKNNATSKVAGAGKMSGRIDSAQQYDGMWQDVTGKLNKGESYNFKGYFLSMMSRPESYDVAAENPGDVEVALVYYDKNGNQLGMNGVNERDMPEPYAAREAGDPAYWSNGKFIGRILEGGPLTLSSFQPVDVKVADWHETPNQPFTYDEPAGTAKVVIAVYAKDANILYADQLSLTPELVASYSIFIDGVQPANFDATRHDYAYTVSGSTIPKVTAVSNDPAELISISQADSTQGTAVVRFIKGENVKSYKISFSTNEIIDFTNGLPVDWEVMNPVEPQNALSYSAEGATIKTLKGDTDYPNSHNMLQFPGSAEGSWTLTAKLAVDKPLNDSAMGENSQVGLGISRASSGEFYRINARKVSTNIKVNNSGKTGSTAFTNNTNQTNLSGTNYFLRIVKEGNTVQGYFSTNSGTTWTPMGSSSTYAPDFFKDAKVQLYGTNVSASTDFKVTFSSVTLVKTLDESGGRGEDQLAVEEAAALIGNRITVPNAAGDDAAALKTKAQEYLNNNEELKALGVTTALSYQNGGFTLIITKGSASVSIGLLTIVAGVKSTRDFEDQTVQGFKPKGSAGVTLTATNEANHTQGGAYSLKVTGRTANSDGPSVNLKDAVKIGNEYKATVWVKLIDPASAQLKLTALVNAPTPYYISLSTQNVSKNGEWVKLEGTYRYLHNDVTLYVESPNSAAASYYIDDFSFEDTALQNIVPLKDVYKSDFLLGNVPGNNEITPGNGQNAFFNYHFNSVTFGNEMKPDALQKNKGTFTFTRSDEMTAKSQAMGMKVHGHVLVWHSQSPAWFTQQVDAAGNALKDQAGNPIYLSRDEALANMRTHIQTVMEHFGDKVISWDVVNEAMQDGPPAVADWKDALRQSPWYYSVGPDFVEQAFIAAREVLVKHPEWNDIKLYYNDFNDEFPEKRDAIYDMVKEINDRYALTHPGEMLVDGIGLQSHYDMRTKPANVEAAIVKYASLGVEISISELDVLAGMNSSLSAEWAEKQANLYAQLFQIYKKHADKIARVTIWGYTDSSSWRASQNPLPFVGSLAPKPAYYAIINPEKYLAEHPLYITPETKSSTALYGTPDINGTIDDIWKDAPEIQIDNQLMISSGASGTAKTLWDDENLYVLFQVKDTQLSKDNADKTKQDSVEAYVDEDRINAWPYREDDGQYRVNFAGEQSFKFLSNSTPAVSPGFESAALTAGTEYTVEMKIPFKTITPVNGTQIRFDAQVNNATGANLVGVATWNDLLGRATKSTEVFGSLTLIGKGDQAPPTWAGGSKLEANDVTSTGVTLSWPAAADNLGVIGYRIYNGIDEVPVTVAGGKSIETVTVDVYHQLLSGLMPNTQYTFKVEAGDAAGNWSTDGPSVSVTTLPTSDTTPPVWAEGSMLAASNVTSKGLTLTWSATAADDSGIAGYRITNGVDNKSVTVTDAVYTETVTGSVYSHQVTGLKPNTQYTFKIEAGDTGGNWSTGGPSVSATTLPASDTTPPSWSEGSKLEASQITASGLTLTWTGSTDNTAVTAYKIYSGQEEIATLPGTVHRYEVSGLAAGTGYAFSVQAGDAAGNWSMDGPNTRVTTLSNSGGPAVPTPAATPTPTPTATPTPTPVPASDFKDLGSKYSWASEAIDALYAKGIIKGTSETTFSPEKNITRADFVLLLVRALGLDAEADTHFADVSQGAYYYEALSIAKKLEIIQGMDGNNFNPKGEISRQDMMVMAARALKAVNRLTASDSAGDLSGYTDGTKVAKYAIDSIAALVKEGIIHGDGKSLHPTGTATRAEAAVIIYRIYGE; encoded by the coding sequence ATGATTAAAAAAATTCGGAGAAAGACACTTGCGGTTTCAATAGCTGGCGCGCTTCTGCTGTCTGTTATGACTCCAGTGCCATTTTCCACCCCAATTCAGGCAGCTCCGACAGTTGCAGCTCCGGCACAGGTAACCGCCGATTGGTACAAGACCTATCAGACAATGGATGGGGTAGGTGCCGCTTATGCGTACACGGATTCCATTCATATGATGCAGTTGGCTACGGCTGGTCATCAAGACACCGTCAGGCATCTGCTGGATCTGACCTTCAGTGAACAAGAAGGCACGGGCCACGACATTGTTCGGGTCATCATTGGTGATAATGGAGGCCTTGCCACTACAGGCGCCACAGCAGCCAGCCCAGGGTTCAATCCTCTAACAGGTTTGCTTGCAGATGTCAGCAACCCTGGTTTCGATGTTGAAGGAAATGCCATTCCCATGAGGGGATCAGCGGGTCAGTATGGTTATAAAATAGAAGCTGAAAACCGCTATGCAGACGGCAATACCGACAGTATCTGGCCTGTTGAACCTGAACACGCTCCAGGCACGCTGGTACCGGTGCAAGATTTCGTCTGGGATTATCCGTCATGGAATCAGCCAATTGGCAATGACGATGGAGGACCAACCAATCTCCTTAGCGCACCGGGGGAAAATCCTGTTGTAATTAAAAACTCGCCGCGTACCCGTAAAGAGCTGTTCGATTTCGATCAGGTCTGGACGATGCGTCAGGCGATGCAGTATGGCGTCAAGCAATTCTATGCTTGTACGTGGACCGTACCTTACTGGATGAGCCAATCTTCGACCAATTCACCGAGCAAAATTGTACGTGGCGACACAGCTACCATAAACGGTAAACCGGTAAAAATTTACTATCAGGCCTACGCAGATTATCTCGTTCAGTATATCCGGGGAATGTGGGAGCAATGGGGGATTCCGATCACTCACATCAATCCCTTCAACGAGGTTGATCTTGCAGGCGGAACAGCTTCATATGTAACAGAGCTAATTAATGGGTATATCGGTCCTACCTTGAAAAAATCGATGCAGCCAGGCGGGGCCCTTTATGATATCCAAAACCCAGACGGAAAGCTCATTGACTTTATTCCGCAGCTTGCCGCTGTGGACGGTACCAATCTCAGCGCCTCACTAAGCAGAGGCGGCGAAGTGTTCTCTCAAACCGACCCTGATAATGCATTGGACAAAAATCCGTATCTCGACTTATTTACCACCCATTTGTATGGTACGGTCGGCATAGGGACGGATGAGAACAAACTGTATCATACAGGTGACTTTTCCCAGAGTCCTCTGGATTATTCAAAGGATGGAAGCAAGTATCCCGAATACCTGACCAAGTATAAACTGTGGCAGGCAGAGTTTATGAATCAGGATACCGCTGACGGATCAGCCGGTGCATATACGCAGCGGTACGGCAATCAGAATATCAATGACGCTGTGCGCTGGTCTAATTTGATGACCAATATGTTCAGCAGCAACCCCGGCTTTAACGGCTTCGTCTGGTGGAGCATGTGGGATAGTAACGGAGCGGACGGTTCTGACCTGATTCGCTTCGTCACTACCAACTCTCAACAGGAGCCGGGACGTATCAGTACGTTAACTGGTGAATATCGTATATTCAAGCGTTTCTACGGCTACGGGCATTTCTCCCGGTTTATGAATCCCGGCGATGTTCGTTTTGATGTTACACGTGTTCCCGCAGCCGATATGAATGTTATTGGGTTCAAGAACCAAAATACCAATGATTACTCGATCACGGTTTCCAATGCCAAAAATGATGACAGCATTCAGCCGCTTGAATTCAGCCTGAAGGATTTCCCGACAGGCACTACAAGTGTAACCGTGTTCCGTACTTCAGGAAGCGAAAATCAGAAGAAGCTGGGAACGATTCCGGTAACGAATGGCAAGTTCGTCATCGACATCCCGTCCGCCAGCATTGTTACTATCGTTCCGTCTCAGGGTACTTTTGCCACCTATAAGGGCCTTGACGGCGAACGCGACATTTTCTCCACTCTTGAGGCGGAGGGAAATGATAACGGCATACCTGGCGACAGCGCCGGAAATGCCGGCCGCGCAGGCGAGGCGGTGTCACTCGGTGCCGGTGAATACCTGGCCTATAAAAACCTGAACTTCGCAGATGGCTCCGCCAACGGCGGTGTTGTCCGCAGACACTTGTTATATTTGACCGCTCAGACGAAGTCGGCTCAAGGAGGGAGGCTTACCGCTTATGTTATTCCGGTAGGAACCGCTGTGAGCAGCAGTGCTGATGTCCAGTCCAACGGTACGCGAGTAGCGGAAATTTCGGTTCCAGCCAATGAAACATACGGTAAATTTCAGTCGATGGTCAATACAGGCGATCTTAGCGCCTATGGCCATAAGGATCTGTATATGATTGCCGAACCGAACGGATCTAATGGTGCGATTATCGTTGACCGCTTCCTGTTCGGAGCCAATGATTCCGACTGGAGTCTTGCCGCTAATAACTCGGTGGCATCCATACCAGGGAACCTACTGCAAAATGGAGATTTTGATACAGCAACGTCCTCCAATACAAATAATTGGACCACAGGACGTTACAATAATGGAAGCTTTGAAATGGTTGTGAATGGACCTGCGTTAACTGCGGATACCATTCAGAGCTACTCGGGCCTTTCCCGATATCTGAAAAACAACGCTACCTCGAAGGTTGCCGGAGCTGGGAAGATGTCGGGCCGCATTGATTCCGCGCAGCAATATGACGGCATGTGGCAGGATGTTACCGGAAAGCTGAACAAGGGAGAGAGCTATAACTTTAAGGGCTATTTCCTCTCTATGATGAGTCGGCCTGAGAGCTATGATGTCGCAGCGGAAAATCCGGGTGACGTGGAAGTTGCACTTGTGTATTACGACAAGAACGGTAATCAGCTGGGCATGAACGGGGTTAATGAGCGCGATATGCCTGAGCCTTACGCAGCCCGTGAGGCTGGTGATCCTGCTTATTGGAGCAACGGCAAGTTTATCGGGCGCATACTTGAAGGCGGGCCGCTCACCCTAAGCTCTTTCCAGCCCGTTGACGTGAAGGTTGCAGACTGGCATGAGACGCCTAACCAGCCGTTTACTTATGATGAACCGGCAGGTACTGCGAAGGTGGTAATAGCGGTGTATGCAAAGGATGCCAACATCCTGTATGCGGATCAGCTGTCGCTGACTCCTGAGCTTGTAGCTTCATACAGTATTTTTATTGACGGCGTTCAGCCAGCTAATTTTGATGCTACCAGACATGATTACGCCTATACGGTATCTGGCAGCACCATACCGAAAGTAACGGCAGTTTCTAACGATCCTGCTGAACTCATTAGCATTTCGCAGGCGGACAGCACACAAGGTACCGCAGTTGTCCGTTTTATCAAAGGCGAAAATGTTAAGTCGTATAAAATTTCCTTCAGTACGAACGAAATTATTGATTTTACCAATGGCCTTCCAGTAGATTGGGAAGTCATGAATCCGGTTGAGCCGCAAAATGCATTAAGCTATAGCGCTGAGGGTGCGACGATCAAGACGTTGAAGGGCGATACGGATTATCCCAACAGCCATAATATGCTGCAGTTTCCGGGTTCAGCTGAAGGCAGCTGGACGCTGACGGCGAAGCTTGCCGTAGATAAGCCGCTTAATGATTCTGCAATGGGTGAAAATTCCCAAGTGGGGCTTGGCATCAGCCGAGCATCTAGCGGTGAGTTTTACAGAATAAATGCGCGAAAAGTAAGCACGAATATCAAAGTTAATAATTCAGGCAAAACAGGCAGTACCGCATTTACCAACAATACCAATCAGACCAATTTGAGCGGTACAAACTACTTTCTCCGAATTGTTAAGGAAGGAAATACGGTTCAAGGGTATTTTTCGACGAATAGCGGCACAACTTGGACGCCTATGGGCAGTTCGTCAACTTATGCCCCAGATTTCTTCAAGGATGCAAAAGTTCAATTGTATGGAACCAATGTCAGTGCCTCGACCGATTTCAAGGTTACCTTCTCGAGCGTGACATTGGTTAAGACATTAGATGAATCCGGAGGACGGGGTGAGGATCAACTCGCTGTAGAAGAAGCAGCCGCGCTAATCGGTAACCGGATAACGGTTCCGAATGCAGCTGGTGATGACGCAGCTGCGCTGAAGACCAAAGCACAAGAATACCTTAATAACAATGAAGAGCTGAAGGCGCTTGGAGTGACCACAGCACTTTCCTACCAGAATGGTGGCTTTACGCTAATCATAACGAAAGGTAGCGCAAGCGTATCGATTGGCCTGCTTACCATTGTGGCCGGTGTGAAATCCACAAGGGATTTTGAGGATCAAACGGTACAAGGCTTCAAGCCAAAGGGCAGTGCTGGCGTGACGCTTACGGCTACCAACGAAGCCAACCATACTCAGGGAGGAGCTTATTCCCTCAAAGTAACCGGCAGAACCGCCAATTCGGACGGCCCGTCCGTTAATTTGAAGGACGCTGTCAAGATTGGCAATGAGTACAAAGCTACTGTATGGGTTAAGCTGATTGACCCGGCAAGCGCTCAGCTTAAGCTGACAGCACTGGTCAATGCCCCAACGCCTTATTACATCAGTCTTTCAACCCAGAACGTCAGTAAAAACGGAGAGTGGGTCAAGCTGGAAGGCACCTACCGTTATCTGCACAATGATGTCACTCTATATGTAGAAAGCCCTAACAGTGCTGCAGCATCGTATTATATTGATGACTTTAGCTTCGAAGATACAGCGCTGCAGAATATTGTACCTCTTAAAGATGTCTATAAGAGTGACTTCCTGCTTGGAAATGTACCGGGCAATAATGAAATTACCCCGGGCAACGGGCAGAATGCCTTCTTTAACTATCATTTTAATAGTGTAACCTTTGGCAATGAGATGAAGCCGGATGCGCTGCAGAAGAACAAGGGTACCTTTACATTTACGAGGTCTGATGAAATGACAGCAAAGTCTCAGGCTATGGGAATGAAAGTACACGGACATGTACTGGTATGGCACAGTCAGAGCCCGGCATGGTTTACACAGCAAGTGGACGCAGCGGGCAATGCATTGAAGGATCAGGCAGGCAACCCAATCTATCTCAGCCGCGATGAGGCGCTCGCGAATATGAGAACCCACATCCAAACTGTAATGGAACACTTTGGGGATAAGGTAATCTCGTGGGATGTCGTCAATGAAGCCATGCAGGATGGGCCACCAGCTGTTGCTGACTGGAAGGATGCGCTCCGGCAGTCCCCCTGGTACTACTCCGTAGGTCCTGACTTTGTGGAGCAAGCATTTATTGCGGCAAGGGAAGTGCTGGTTAAACACCCAGAATGGAACGATATCAAGCTGTATTACAATGATTTCAATGACGAGTTTCCGGAGAAGCGGGACGCCATCTACGACATGGTTAAAGAAATCAATGACCGTTACGCGCTGACTCATCCCGGAGAAATGCTGGTTGACGGAATCGGACTGCAGTCACATTACGATATGAGAACGAAGCCTGCCAATGTGGAAGCAGCAATTGTCAAATACGCTTCCCTTGGTGTTGAAATCTCCATAAGCGAACTTGATGTTCTCGCTGGAATGAATTCCTCCCTTTCTGCAGAGTGGGCGGAGAAGCAAGCTAATTTGTATGCCCAATTGTTCCAGATCTATAAGAAGCATGCCGATAAGATTGCGCGTGTCACCATCTGGGGATATACAGACAGCTCCAGCTGGAGAGCCAGCCAGAATCCTCTGCCTTTCGTTGGTTCTCTGGCACCGAAGCCGGCTTATTATGCCATTATCAATCCGGAGAAATATCTGGCCGAGCATCCGCTCTATATCACACCTGAAACCAAGAGCTCTACTGCGCTGTATGGTACGCCGGATATCAATGGAACCATTGATGACATCTGGAAGGATGCGCCTGAGATTCAAATCGATAACCAACTGATGATATCGTCCGGAGCATCCGGAACAGCGAAAACGCTGTGGGACGATGAAAACCTGTATGTGCTGTTTCAGGTGAAGGATACGCAGCTGAGCAAAGACAACGCAGATAAGACAAAGCAGGACTCAGTCGAAGCCTATGTGGACGAGGACCGCATCAATGCATGGCCATACCGCGAAGATGACGGACAATACCGGGTCAATTTTGCCGGCGAGCAGTCCTTCAAGTTCCTCAGTAATTCGACACCGGCGGTTTCTCCCGGATTTGAATCGGCGGCATTAACAGCCGGAACGGAATATACGGTGGAAATGAAGATTCCGTTCAAAACCATCACCCCGGTAAACGGGACACAAATCCGGTTTGATGCACAAGTAAACAATGCAACGGGAGCGAATCTGGTCGGCGTGGCAACCTGGAATGATCTGCTTGGCAGAGCGACAAAGTCGACAGAGGTGTTCGGCAGCCTAACCCTTATCGGCAAAGGAGATCAGGCTCCGCCGACTTGGGCAGGTGGCAGCAAGCTGGAAGCTAATGATGTAACTAGCACCGGAGTCACCTTGTCGTGGCCAGCGGCTGCGGATAACCTAGGAGTCATCGGTTACCGGATCTACAACGGTATCGATGAGGTACCAGTTACCGTAGCTGGCGGCAAATCCATTGAAACGGTAACGGTAGATGTATATCATCAGCTGTTGTCCGGATTGATGCCAAATACACAGTATACCTTCAAGGTGGAAGCAGGAGATGCTGCCGGCAACTGGAGCACAGACGGACCTTCCGTTTCGGTAACTACACTGCCGACGTCAGACACCACGCCACCGGTTTGGGCAGAAGGAAGTATGCTCGCGGCCTCCAATGTCACGAGTAAGGGACTGACCTTGACGTGGTCGGCGACGGCTGCGGATGATAGCGGTATTGCTGGTTACCGGATCACGAATGGAGTTGATAACAAGTCCGTTACGGTTACGGATGCCGTGTATACGGAGACTGTAACCGGGTCTGTATACAGTCATCAAGTAACGGGATTAAAACCGAATACGCAATATACGTTTAAGATAGAGGCCGGGGATACAGGCGGGAATTGGAGTACGGGCGGACCATCTGTTTCAGCAACCACACTGCCGGCTTCAGACACTACCCCTCCGTCATGGTCGGAGGGAAGCAAGCTCGAAGCCTCTCAAATAACGGCTTCCGGACTCACCTTGACATGGACGGGGTCTACAGATAATACAGCAGTCACGGCTTACAAGATTTACAGCGGACAGGAGGAGATTGCGACGCTGCCTGGAACGGTGCATAGGTACGAGGTGTCCGGACTTGCGGCGGGCACAGGGTATGCGTTCTCGGTGCAGGCAGGTGATGCGGCAGGAAACTGGAGTATGGACGGTCCAAACACCCGTGTAACCACGCTCAGCAACAGCGGGGGGCCAGCGGTTCCGACACCAGCAGCAACACCGACACCTACGCCAACAGCAACACCTACGCCGACACCGGTGCCAGCAAGTGATTTTAAAGATCTGGGCAGCAAATACAGCTGGGCTTCTGAGGCGATTGATGCGCTGTATGCAAAGGGTATTATTAAAGGAACCTCCGAAACGACCTTTAGTCCGGAGAAAAACATTACGAGAGCCGACTTTGTGCTGCTGCTGGTGCGTGCTCTTGGCCTCGATGCAGAAGCCGATACCCATTTCGCAGATGTAAGTCAAGGAGCATACTACTATGAAGCCCTCAGTATTGCTAAGAAATTGGAGATTATCCAGGGAATGGACGGCAATAACTTCAATCCGAAGGGAGAAATCTCGAGGCAGGATATGATGGTTATGGCAGCCAGAGCGTTGAAGGCAGTGAATAGGCTAACCGCCAGTGACAGCGCCGGAGACTTAAGCGGCTATACAGATGGAACGAAGGTTGCCAAATACGCCATCGATAGTATAGCAGCCCTGGTCAAGGAAGGGATTATCCACGGAGATGGAAAATCCCTTCATCCAACCGGAACAGCTACACGAGCGGAAGCGGCAGTAATTATCTACAGAATTTACGGAGAGTAA
- a CDS encoding glycoside hydrolase 43 family protein — protein sequence MNAIITNPIMWSDVPDVDVIRVGSEFYMTSTSMHSMPGCPIMKSVNLKDWEIVNYIYDTFEDNDAHRLLNGEGIYGKGSWAASLRYKDGVFYVCFSSNDMNRFYIYHTTDIEHGMWERSVIPDLYHDPGLLLDDDGRNYIIYGNGDIRIKELTEDLTAMKPGGVDQLLLEGERTDIGLRIEGCHAYKMNGYYYLFFIEWPRTGNKRRRQICYRSRELLGPYERKIVLDDDMGYYNNGLAQGGIVDTPDHEWYAVLFQDRDAVGRVPCVLPMRWEDDWPVIGDNGTAPNVVMTKLPAAEPKPLVISDGFDYAADRLALNWQWNHNPDNRLWSVTERPSYLRLKTGQIAEGILQARNTLTQRTEGPACSVETVLEISGMQPGDRAGMVALQNGFGTVGIAAGEQGQFSIDMCINGGDGYEDTVESVVFTGERVYLKIYFNFEDSIDQARFFYSEDGIAWKPIGRTLQMKYTLDHFMGYRIGLFNYATIQSGGYADFDYFHYNRQN from the coding sequence GTGAATGCTATCATAACTAATCCTATCATGTGGTCAGATGTTCCGGATGTTGACGTAATTCGGGTTGGGTCTGAGTTCTATATGACTAGCACCAGTATGCATTCAATGCCGGGCTGCCCGATTATGAAATCGGTTAACTTGAAAGATTGGGAAATTGTAAATTATATATATGATACCTTTGAGGATAATGATGCCCATCGGCTGCTGAACGGAGAAGGTATTTATGGCAAAGGCTCTTGGGCGGCATCGCTTCGTTACAAGGATGGGGTGTTCTACGTTTGTTTTTCATCCAATGACATGAACCGGTTTTATATCTACCACACAACTGATATTGAACATGGAATGTGGGAGCGTTCGGTAATACCAGATCTTTACCATGACCCGGGTCTTCTGCTGGATGACGATGGCCGCAATTATATCATCTACGGCAATGGTGATATTCGTATTAAAGAGCTTACGGAAGATCTTACGGCTATGAAGCCGGGTGGAGTCGACCAACTGCTGCTCGAAGGCGAACGGACTGACATAGGTCTGCGGATCGAAGGGTGTCATGCATATAAAATGAACGGCTATTACTACTTGTTCTTTATTGAATGGCCGAGAACCGGAAATAAGCGCAGACGTCAGATATGTTACCGTTCGCGTGAGCTTCTGGGTCCCTATGAGCGAAAGATAGTCCTGGATGACGACATGGGCTATTATAATAACGGTTTAGCACAGGGCGGTATTGTCGATACGCCAGATCACGAATGGTATGCAGTACTGTTCCAGGATCGTGATGCGGTTGGTCGGGTTCCTTGTGTGCTTCCCATGAGGTGGGAGGACGATTGGCCTGTAATCGGGGATAACGGTACAGCACCTAATGTAGTTATGACGAAGCTTCCCGCTGCTGAACCGAAGCCGCTTGTTATCAGTGATGGATTCGACTATGCTGCTGACCGGCTTGCTCTGAACTGGCAGTGGAATCATAATCCTGATAACAGGCTTTGGTCTGTTACAGAGCGGCCTAGCTATTTGCGGCTCAAAACCGGTCAAATCGCAGAGGGCATTTTGCAGGCTCGCAATACGCTGACGCAGCGGACGGAGGGACCAGCCTGCAGCGTAGAGACAGTGCTGGAGATATCCGGAATGCAGCCCGGTGACCGGGCAGGAATGGTGGCGCTGCAGAATGGTTTTGGAACTGTTGGGATTGCAGCCGGTGAGCAAGGACAGTTCAGTATTGATATGTGTATCAACGGCGGTGACGGATACGAGGATACGGTGGAAAGCGTTGTGTTCACTGGTGAAAGGGTTTATCTTAAAATTTATTTTAATTTTGAGGACAGCATCGACCAGGCAAGGTTCTTTTATTCGGAAGATGGGATCGCGTGGAAGCCGATCGGCCGGACGCTGCAAATGAAATACACGCTGGATCATTTTATGGGGTACAGGATTGGCCTCTTTAACTATGCGACCATTCAGTCGGGCGGTTATGCTGATTTTGATTATTTTCATTATAATAGGCAGAATTAG